The following coding sequences lie in one Takifugu flavidus isolate HTHZ2018 chromosome 4, ASM371156v2, whole genome shotgun sequence genomic window:
- the tspo gene encoding translocator protein isoform X2, translating into MWTVLGMTTLPHVGGFLGGLITRSEVKTWYPTLKKPSWRPPNAAFPVVWTCLYTGMGYGSYLVYKELGGFTDDAVVPLGLYGLQLALNWAWTPIFFGAHKLKWAFIEIIFLTGTVAATMVSWYSISRTATLLMAPYLSWLCLATSLNYRIWRDNPEKKDD; encoded by the exons ATGTGGACCGTGCTTGGAATGACCACCCTGCCTCATGTTGGAGGGTTCCTTGGAGGTTTAATCACACGCAGTGAGGTAAAGACCTGGTATCCAACCCTAAAGAAACCATCATGGCGCCCACCTAATGCAGCCTTTCCTGTTGTGTGGACCTGTCTGTACACAGGAATGGG GTATGGCTCCTACCTGGTGTATAAAGAGCTGGGAGGATTCACCGATGATGCTGTAGTTCCACTGGGACTCTATGGGCTGCAGCTTGCTCTGAACTGGGCCTGGACCCCTATCTTTTTTGGGGCACACAAACTAAAATGG GCATTCATTGAGATCATCTTTCTCACCGGGACCGTGGCAGCCACCATGGTCTCTTGGTATTCCATCAGCCGCACTGCAACTCTGCTGATGGCGCCTTACCTGTCCTGGCTGTGCCTTGCCACCTCTCTCAACTACCGTATCTGGAGAGACAACCCCGAGAAAAAGGACGATTAG
- the tomm6 gene encoding mitochondrial import receptor subunit TOM6 homolog produces MSGSTVKKGSSGVVEWVRSACRFASDRNDFRRNLLVNLGLFAAGVWVARNLSDFDLMAPQPVT; encoded by the exons ATGAGCGGATCAACCGTCAAAAAAGGTTCATCTGGCGTGGTGGAATGGGTCAGATCAGCTTGTCGGTTCGCATCGGATAGAAATGACTTCAGAAG GAATCTACTGGTCAACCTAGGCTTGTTTGCAGCTGGTGTGTGGGTTGCAAGAAATCTTTCAGATTTTGACTTGATGGCGCCACAACCTGTGACATAA
- the frs3 gene encoding fibroblast growth factor receptor substrate 2, with the protein MGSCWSCLYRDPIRDNHLTKFKVTNVDDEGNELGSGIMELTQTELILHTRKRDAIRWPYLCLRRYGYDSNLFSFESGRRCQTGQGIFAFKCSRAEEIFNLLQELMQCNSINVVEESMMMNRSGHTPEMEMSRTPQTPSTPAFPAQVFPNGYPGYPIRGDSSQPSLGDDRGHPLMSLEDQTHTYVNTVGMEGDLSMRHCVHSLPEVRPSTFPETTHGAMPVGGQGNPQSNLRCCPMEEHNNSQVFLTPASQEVKFMLGPTPAQRHLLERERERHGHNPHNLQPVEGATGSETDREEPSLHLCNSHSYHHFHHHSQRHPGLEHSDSCQSGELTYENINGLRNSRKQRLSPSSVSQSVGSSSSSSTGDSHSHSLLHLHAHGPSSLPLQGYACERGGGHRRAARLNYENLPSLPPVWEYSALQREDEQEEEDDEQDDDDYEEEEEDFDDYEFSEGSGTPNGYHPEGQGIHRDALQNYVNTEQVQPLRLRHACPPQPRPCQPDQGGRIFNFDLRRRSRSGLGGCEHGHISPLRQLNYIQVDLEGDSACQPLSSGGAQTQPQHQRLLPKKCGPPASRRSECYAVIDLNKTVAMSNLQKALPRDDGTSRKTRHNSTDLPL; encoded by the exons ATGGGGAGCTGTTGGAGCTGTCTGTACAGAGACCCCATCCGAGACAACCACCTCACCAAGTTTAAG GTCACCAATGTGGATGATGAGGGCAACGAGCTGGGCTCTGGGATCATGGAGCTCACTCAAACCGAGCTCATTCTTCACACGCGAAAGAGGGACGCCATCCGATGGCCGTACCTCTGCCTCCGACGCTACGGCTACGATTCCAACCTGTTTTCATTCGAGAGCGGCCGTCGCTGTCAGACCGGGCAGG GGATCTTTGCATTCAAGTGTTCCCGGGCAGAAGAGATCTTCAATCTGCTCCAGGAGCTGATGCAATGTAACAGCATCAACGTGGTGGAAGAATCTATGATGATGAATCGCAGCGGTCACACGCCAGAGATGGAAATGTCTCGCACACCCCAGACTCCCAGTA CTCCGGCATTCCCTGCCCAAGTTTTTCCCAATGGATACCCAGGTTACCCAATCAGGGGGGATTCGTCTCAGCCCTCTCTTGGTGATGATCGTGGACATCCACTCATGAGCTTGGAAGACCAG ACTCACACCTATGTAAATACTGTCGGTATGGAGGGGGATCTGTCCATGCGTCACTGTGTGCACTCCCTGCCGGAGGTGCGGCCCAGCACTTTCCCTGAAACAACACATGGAGCCATGCCTGTCGGGGGCCAAGGAAATCCACAATCCAACCTGCGGTGCTGTCCCATGGAGGAACACAACAATTCGCAGGTGTTTTTAACGCCTGCCTCGCAAGAGGTCAAGTTCATGCTTGGCCCTACCCCCGcacagcgccatctgctggagagagagcgggagaggcACGGGCACAATCCTCACAACCTTCAGCCAGTAGAGGGCGCGACAGGCTCGGAGACAGACCGAGAGGAGCCTTCTCTGCACCTGTGCAATTCTCACTCCTATCACCATTTCCATCACCACTCACAGCGTCACCCTGGCCTGGAGCACTCCGATAGCTGCCAGAGCGGGGAACTCACCTATGAGAACATCAACGGCCTGAGGAACAGTCGGAAGCAGCGGCTGAGCCCCAGCAGCGTGTCGCAGTCTGTgggttccagcagcagcagcagcacgggaGACAGCCACTCGCATTCCCTCCTGCACCTGCACGCCCACGGCCCTTCATCTCTGCCCCTGCAAGGTTACGCCTGCGAAAGAGGTGGTGGGCATCGCAGGGCAGCTCGGCTTAACTACGAGAACTTGCCCTCTCTGCCGCCGGTATGGGAATACAGTGCTCTGCAGCGCGAGGacgaacaggaggaggaagacgatgaGCAGGATGACGATGattatgaggaagaggaggaagactttGATGACTATGAGTTCTCCGAAGGATCTGGGACACCCAACGGCTACCACCCAGAGGGTCAGGGCATCCACAGAGATGCCCTGCAGAACTATGTCAACACAGAGCAGGTGCAGCCGCTCCGGCTACGACACGCCTGCCCCCCACAACCAAGACCATGTCAACCGGATCAAGGGGGTCGGATATTTAACTTTGACTTACGCAGACGATCCAGGTCAGGGCTGGGAGGCTGTGAGCACGGCCACATTTCTCCATTGCGGCAGCTGAATTACATCCAGGTGGACCTAGAAGGAGACTCTGCTTGCCAACCCCTCAGCAGCGGGGGCGCCCAGACCCAGCCACAGCACCAGCGCCTACTACCCAAAAAATGTGGCCCACCGGCTTCGCGGCGCAGTGAATGCTACGCGGTCATCGATCTAAACAAGACCGTTGCCATGTCCAACCTGCAGAAAGCTCTGCCCAGAGACGACGGGACTTCCAGAAAGACTCGCCACAACAGCACAGACCTGCCTCTGTAA
- the tspo gene encoding translocator protein isoform X1, with protein MQGASQEFVAGPTDKTALPVPLAPITQHIIPEVYANMWTVLGMTTLPHVGGFLGGLITRSEVKTWYPTLKKPSWRPPNAAFPVVWTCLYTGMGYGSYLVYKELGGFTDDAVVPLGLYGLQLALNWAWTPIFFGAHKLKWAFIEIIFLTGTVAATMVSWYSISRTATLLMAPYLSWLCLATSLNYRIWRDNPEKKDD; from the exons ATGCAGGGAGCGTCACAAGAGTTTGTTGCTGGTCCCACTGATAAGACAGCCCTGCCCGTTCCCCTGGCACCTATCACACAGCACATCATCCCAGAGGTTTACGCT AACATGTGGACCGTGCTTGGAATGACCACCCTGCCTCATGTTGGAGGGTTCCTTGGAGGTTTAATCACACGCAGTGAGGTAAAGACCTGGTATCCAACCCTAAAGAAACCATCATGGCGCCCACCTAATGCAGCCTTTCCTGTTGTGTGGACCTGTCTGTACACAGGAATGGG GTATGGCTCCTACCTGGTGTATAAAGAGCTGGGAGGATTCACCGATGATGCTGTAGTTCCACTGGGACTCTATGGGCTGCAGCTTGCTCTGAACTGGGCCTGGACCCCTATCTTTTTTGGGGCACACAAACTAAAATGG GCATTCATTGAGATCATCTTTCTCACCGGGACCGTGGCAGCCACCATGGTCTCTTGGTATTCCATCAGCCGCACTGCAACTCTGCTGATGGCGCCTTACCTGTCCTGGCTGTGCCTTGCCACCTCTCTCAACTACCGTATCTGGAGAGACAACCCCGAGAAAAAGGACGATTAG
- the c4h1orf74 gene encoding UPF0739 protein C1orf74 homolog, which translates to MSTQDEFVAAARKCLSVGRKCLSVAQSLDLAAQVTAIDLGLKPALLYDSNGAGADQVQQYLSCVQSLRLVSDNLLVLDLNGNAVIVNPEAVRSNVERVFCDGGVAVIDVRHSLKEPIVVDHHNRQIKTMTSELLLFLRGLEQLKEGGKPLYAGNKPEDWNLCTVFGLLLGYPVTYWFDQTKSFENCLAFTPLVVTTASASWQKETSRHRCCLYSFSVPAALLYETRPILENWRCAVQERFQQQKLLQDLTICQTNVTLPSVCL; encoded by the coding sequence ATGTCCACACAGGATGAGTTTGTCGCTGCAGCTCGTAAGTGTTTGTCTGTTGGTAGAAAGTGTCTGTCTGTCGCCCAGAGTTTGGATTTAGCCGCTCAGGTCACGGCTATTGATTTGGGATTGAAACCAGCGTTACTGTACGACAGCAACGGCGCAGGCGCGGATCAGGTGCAGCAGTATCTGAGCTGTGTGCAGTCTCTCCGGCTCGTGTCTGATAATCTTCTCGTGTTGGATTTAAATGGGAACGCTGTTATTGTTAATCCAGAAGCAGTCAGATCAAACGTAGAGAGAGTGTTTTGTGACGGAGGAGTGGCTGTGATCGATGTGCGTCACTCGCTGAAGGAGCCCATTGTTGTTGACCATCACAACAGGCAAATTAAGACCATGACCAGTGAGTTGCTGCTCTTTCTCAGAgggctggagcagctgaaggagggtGGAAAACCTCTTTATGCTGGAAACAAGCCAGAAGACTGGAACCTGTGCACGGTGTTTGGTCTGTTATTGGGGTACCCAGTCACTTACTGGTTCGATCAGACCAAAAGCTTTGAAAACTGTCTGGCTTTCACTCCCCTGGTGGTGACGACAGCTTCGGCCTCGTGGCAGAAGGAAACTTCGAGACACAGATGTTGTCTGTACTCCTTCAGTGTTCCAGCTGCTCTTCTTTATGAGACACGGCCCATCCTGGAGAACTGGAGGTGTGCCGTACAGGAACGATTTCAGCAACAAAAGCTCCTACAGGATCTTACCATTTGTCAGACCAATGTCACTCTGCCATCAGTCTGTTTGTGA
- the LOC130524174 gene encoding ubiquinol-cytochrome-c reductase complex assembly factor 2 isoform X2, whose amino-acid sequence MSATRYRRFLKLCEEWPLDDYKKGRDLGTFLRKRVALSFREGENTQISDPEKCDQMYESLARINSSVYRQRVCAFTSLQKYRHNFNFLEFETQALLVLQWKSVEYFYQGVCNRRMKKKRACGKQ is encoded by the exons ATGTCGGCCACCAGGTATCGACGCTTCTTGAAACTGTGTGAAGAATGGCCGCTGGACGATTACAAGAAAGGACGCGATTTAGGAACATTTCTGAGGAAACGAGTAGCTTTATCCTTCCGTGAGGGTGAAAACACTCAG ATATCGGATCCAGAAAAATGCGACCAGATGTATGAAAGTTTGGCCCGCATTAACAGCAGTGTATACAGACAACGGGTCTGTGCATTCACCTCCTTACAGAAATACAGACATAACTTTAA TTTCCTCGAGTTCGAGACACAAGCTTTACTGGTGTTACAGTGGAAGAGTGTAGAGTACTTTTATCAG GGAGTGTGCAACAGAcggatgaagaaaaaaagggcCTGTGGAAAACAATAA
- the sirt4 gene encoding NAD-dependent protein lipoamidase sirtuin-4, mitochondrial, whose product MRLPRWMFPLHMVATRRASTVPVPVSAYVPACSAANPRSLQRLQEFVSRARRLFVIGGAGVSTESGIPDYRSEGVGLYARTDRRPMQHAEFVRSAKSRQRYWARNFVGWPQFSSHEPNSSHRALQRWEEVGNLHWLVTQNVDALHSKAGHKGVTELHGCAHRVVCLGCGVVSARQELQNRFVALNPDWKAQAGVVAPDGDVFLEDEQVLHFRVPSCEDCGGILKPEVTFFGDTVNKATVQFVHQRLAESDAVLVAGSSLQVYSGYRFLLAASDKKLPIAILNIGPTRADHLVELKVSGRCGEVLPLIQPF is encoded by the exons ATGAGATTACCACGGTGGATGTTTCCTCTACACATGGTAGCGACAAGGAGAGCATCCACGGTCCCTGTCCCGGTGTCGGCATATGTCCCCGCATGCAGCGCCGCGAATCCCCGCTCCCTGCAGCGGCTTCAGGAGTTTGTGTCCCGAGCAAGACGTCTGTTTGTCATCGGTGGAGCGGGAGTCTCCACGGAGTCTGGGATACCTGATTACCGCTCCGAGGGGGTCGGGCTGTATGCTCGCACTGACAGACGACCCATGCAACACGCTGAGTTTGTCCGCAGCGCCAAGTCTCGCCAGCGCTACTGGGCCAGAAACTTCGTGGGCTGGCCACAGTTCTCCTCCCATGAGCCAAACTCATCACACAGAGCCCTGCAGCGGTGGGAAGAGGTGGGGAATCTCCACTGGCTGGTCACGCAAAATGTGGATGCTCTTCATTCAAAAGCCGGACATAAAGGGGTGACTGAGCTCCATGGCTGCGCCCACAG GGTGGTCTGTCTTGGCTGTGGTGTAGTCTCAGCgaggcaggagctgcagaatcGGTTTGTGGCATTAAACCCCGACTGGAAAGCTCAGGCAGGCGTTGTGGCCCCTGACGGGGATGTGTTCCTGGAGGACGAGCAGGTCCTCCATTTCAGAGTCCCCTCCTGTGAGGACTGTGGAGGGATACTAAAGCCAGAGGTCACATTTTTTGGAGACACTGTGAACAAAGCAACGGTTCAGTTTGTGCACCAACGACTAGCAGAGTCAGATGCAGTGCTTGTTGCCGGGTCGTCGCTGCAG GTGTATTCCGGATACAGGTTTTTGTTGGCAGCAAGTGACAAGAAATTACCAATCGCCATCCTGAACATTGGACCCACAAGAGCGGACCATCTGGTAGAGCTCAAAGTTAGTGGTCGCTGTGGAGAAGTGCTGCCACTCATTCAGCCCTTCTGA
- the LOC130524174 gene encoding ubiquinol-cytochrome-c reductase complex assembly factor 2 isoform X1, producing MSATRYRRFLKLCEEWPLDDYKKGRDLGTFLRKRVALSFREGENTQISDPEKCDQMYESLARINSSVYRQRFPRVRDTSFTGVTVEECRVLLSGSVQQTDEEKKGLWKTIMERFSKSSDDAPEKTTEK from the exons ATGTCGGCCACCAGGTATCGACGCTTCTTGAAACTGTGTGAAGAATGGCCGCTGGACGATTACAAGAAAGGACGCGATTTAGGAACATTTCTGAGGAAACGAGTAGCTTTATCCTTCCGTGAGGGTGAAAACACTCAG ATATCGGATCCAGAAAAATGCGACCAGATGTATGAAAGTTTGGCCCGCATTAACAGCAGTGTATACAGACAACGG TTTCCTCGAGTTCGAGACACAAGCTTTACTGGTGTTACAGTGGAAGAGTGTAGAGTACTTTTATCAG GGAGTGTGCAACAGAcggatgaagaaaaaaagggcCTGTGGAAAACAATAATGGAAAGATTCTCCAAATCATCAGATGATGCTCCAGAGAAAACTACAGAAAAATAA